One Paenibacillus riograndensis SBR5 DNA segment encodes these proteins:
- a CDS encoding alpha/beta-type small acid-soluble spore protein encodes MARNNRTVVPESRAMLKQMQYEIASEFGLYGASYGGGADTEFASELGVTGSSIGYGTPYLGHLTSRDNGSVGGEITKRLVKQAEQSLFK; translated from the coding sequence ATGGCACGTAATAATCGCACTGTGGTACCGGAAAGCAGGGCTATGCTGAAACAAATGCAGTATGAGATTGCTTCTGAGTTTGGTTTATATGGTGCTTCTTATGGCGGAGGGGCTGATACTGAATTTGCTTCTGAGCTTGGGGTGACAGGCAGCTCGATAGGGTATGGTACTCCATATCTGGGACATCTCACTTCCCGGGACAATGGATCTGTTGGAGGAGAAATTACCAAGAGGCTTGTGAAGCAGGCAGAACAGTCTCTTTTTAAATAA
- the metK gene encoding methionine adenosyltransferase, whose translation MSIKGRHLFTSESVTEGHPDKICDQISDAVLDAFLANDPNARVACEVAVATGLVLVIGEISTKSEYVDIPAIVRNTLKEIGYTRAKYGFDYNTCAVLTSLNEQSADIAQGVNAALENRDPAQVAEETANIGAGDQGLMFGFATNETPELMPLPIALSHRIARRLSEVRKDGTLNYLRPDGKTQVTIEYDNERPVRVDTIVVSTQHAEEISLEQIQADIKEYVILPVVPSELLDENTKYFINPTGRFVIGGPQGDAGLTGRKIIVDTYGGYARHGGGAFSGKDPTKVDRSAAYAARYVAKNLVAAGLADKCEIQLAYAIGVANPVSINVDTYGTGKISEEKLAELISSNFDLRPAGIISMLDLRKPRYRQTAAYGHFGRTDVDLPWERVDKAEMLRGQAGL comes from the coding sequence TTGTCTATTAAAGGACGTCATTTGTTTACTTCAGAGTCCGTAACAGAAGGGCATCCCGATAAAATCTGTGATCAGATATCCGATGCTGTCCTTGATGCATTTTTGGCTAATGATCCCAATGCCCGTGTAGCCTGCGAAGTAGCTGTTGCCACCGGTCTGGTGTTGGTTATTGGGGAAATCAGCACCAAGTCGGAGTATGTAGATATCCCGGCAATTGTACGCAATACCCTCAAGGAGATTGGTTACACCCGCGCAAAATATGGTTTTGACTACAATACCTGTGCAGTGTTGACCTCGCTGAATGAGCAATCTGCCGATATCGCACAAGGTGTAAACGCTGCATTGGAAAATCGTGACCCTGCACAGGTTGCCGAAGAAACGGCGAATATCGGTGCGGGTGACCAAGGGCTGATGTTTGGTTTTGCGACAAATGAAACCCCTGAATTAATGCCGCTGCCCATTGCCTTGTCTCACCGTATTGCCCGCCGCCTCTCTGAGGTGCGCAAGGATGGTACGCTTAATTATTTGCGTCCGGACGGCAAAACCCAGGTCACTATTGAATATGATAATGAAAGACCGGTGCGCGTGGATACGATAGTTGTCTCTACCCAGCATGCCGAAGAAATCTCACTTGAACAAATTCAGGCGGATATTAAGGAATATGTCATTTTGCCGGTGGTCCCGTCTGAACTGCTTGACGAGAACACTAAATATTTCATTAACCCTACTGGCCGTTTCGTCATTGGCGGTCCGCAAGGGGATGCCGGTCTAACCGGGCGCAAAATCATTGTCGATACCTATGGCGGGTATGCCCGTCACGGAGGCGGGGCTTTTTCAGGGAAAGATCCGACCAAAGTCGACCGTTCCGCAGCTTATGCAGCGCGTTATGTGGCTAAGAATCTAGTAGCTGCAGGGCTTGCTGACAAATGCGAGATTCAATTGGCGTATGCGATTGGTGTAGCTAACCCTGTCTCGATTAATGTAGATACATACGGAACAGGCAAAATCAGTGAAGAAAAGCTGGCTGAGCTGATCAGCAGCAATTTTGATCTGCGGCCAGCCGGTATTATCTCAATGCTGGATCTGCGCAAACCACGCTATAGACAAACGGCCGCTTATGGTCATTTTGGACGGACGGATGTTGATCTTCCTTGGGAGCGCGTGGATAAAGCAGAAATGCTGAGGGGTCAGGCTGGATTATAA